From one Plasmodium knowlesi strain H genome assembly, chromosome: 11 genomic stretch:
- a CDS encoding 50S ribosomal protein L24, putative: MLCHNFSSKVSELLLTRMNCPFLQNVQVRNHKIIKPRNIIKLWKISKGDQVKVISGKDKGKIGEVLSCDRFRNMVKVKGCNLRKIYLDNKFVYIEKKIHYSNVQLIDDFLKTNTKVCIRYTDDNEAIRISKKSGIVIPWPSKTNKEDEFDDVQEYPLDTPPQEALKKTYDYKTDVKFMNILRQTVNKYNRELS; encoded by the coding sequence atgctATGCCACAACTTTTCGAGCAAGGTCAGCGAACTTCTCCTTACCCGGATGAACTGCCCTTTTCTGCAAAATGTACAAGTAAGAAACCATAAAATTATCAAACCTAGAAACATCATAAAGCTATGGAAAATTAGCAAAGGGGACCAAGTGAAGGTGATATCAGGAAAGGATAAGGGCAAAATAGGGGAGGTATTAAGTTGTGATAGATTTAGGAACATGGTTAAAGTAAAAGGATGTAATTTGAGAAAAATCTATCTCgataataaatttgtttatattgaaaagaaaatccACTATTCCAATGTCCAACTGATTGATGATTTTTTGAAGACAAACACCAAGGTGTGCATTAGATATACGGATGACAATGAGGCTATACGGATATCAAAAAAGTCTGGAATTGTTATTCCGTGGCCCTCCAAGACGAATAAAGAGGACGAGTTTGATGATGTGCAGGAATATCCCCTGGATACGCCACCGCAGGAGGCCCTCAAAAAGACATACGACTACAAGACCGATGTGAAGTTCATGAATATATTACGCCAGACGGTTAACAAATACAACAGGGAGCTTTCCTAG
- a CDS encoding glyoxalase I-like protein GILP, putative — protein MAKIALMKRALLWSALLYFNGYHFLKLSRTSSYSFLTSSNIVGKKVKNQGEPERKNRLKCKVEGIEYTVRNVGHSIEFYKNVLGFQVREKGEGFVKMGLGPEEAYIKLVQKGDQQDLTVGEHCFLGLGLSMEEFQISKTKLYGGKVEDGIEKRPITACILPDEDAQIRRFSTNCFVTDPDGYGIEVVLQGKERKLDRIRFFTTSTKDSQKFYSDILGMEVIKIQSHLEEISYPWSVYGGMSYFFSSGRNATVLQMAYAYDEDKLHMGNSLGNLILSFKDLTPVEKRLRENGIQLVESHGGWVVKDLDGYSVYLKGDT, from the exons ATGGCAAAGATCGCCTTGATGAAGCGCGCCCTCCTTTGGTCAGCCCTGCTCTACTTTAACGGTTACCACTTTTTGAAATTGTCAAGGACTTCGTCTTATTCCTTCCTGACCAGTAGCAATATCGTCGGGAAGAAGGTTAAAAATCAAGGTGAACCAGAACGAAAAAACAGGTTGAAATGCAAAGTGGAAGGCATAGAGTACACAGTTCGCAATGTGGGCCATTCGATCgagttttacaaaaatgtgttggGTTTTCAAGTGCGGGAGAAGGGTGAGGGGTTCGTGAAAATGGGCTTAGGCCCGGAAGAGGCTTACATAAAGCTAGTGCAAAAGGGGGACCAGCAGGACCTGACTGTAGGAGAG CACTGCTTCCTTGGCCTAGGCTTGAGCATGGAAGAATTCCAAATAAGCAAAACGAAATTATATGGAGGGAAGGTGGAGGATGGGATAGAGAAAAGGCCCATCACAGCATGTATCCTACCGGATGAGGAT GCGCAAATTAGGCGGTTCTCCACAAACTGCTTCGTGACAGATCCGGATGGCTACGGAATCGAGGTGGTGTTGcaggggaaagaaaggaaactGGACAGG ATACGCTTCTTTACAACATCGACGAAGGATTCGCAGAAGTTTTATTCGGATATTTTAGGAATggag GTAATAAAGATACAGAGCCACCTGGAAGAAATTTCCTACCCCTGGAGTGTATACGGCGGGATGAGctacttcttctcctcggGAAGGAACGCGACGGTGTTGCAGATGGCGTATGCCTACGATGAGGATAAG CTACACATGGGAAATTCCCTTGGAAATTTAATTCTAAGTTTTAAAGACTTGACCCCCGTGGAGAAGAGGCTGAGGGAAAATGGTATACAATTGGTGGAGTCGCATGGAGGCTGGGTAGTCAAGGATCTGGACGGGTACAGTGTTTATTTGAAGGGTGACacatga
- a CDS encoding RNA-binding protein, putative has product MITQKRSYSHINNEGEMSNHSDEEGAPKRPRNKSASSNRSFGSYNDEENENDERMSYTGSGTTTEMRIPYCLLLPNRAIGFVIGKSGSNVREIEKACGAVIKCQKEFDISVYPPPSEKILTIFGKKENKKKALELVLGKSKTVMDFHEEDGKESIVIIVPTRSIPIIIGQKGSKIAALCEKSECEINVHNDDVPGIKDKAIFIKSKKIGKIIDCIGIIYDLLEDIVDNGILSLFEFPGVPKSGTVISPLGNGGGGGALPDAPDRMGSGPMNNNMPNNQVNGGGGGPNSHFHQGGAHHHFNHDAKYNMKINDNSNSFEYMSGDDYDNFSVPNDRNLLFHRYGKEVSACVIRFVLDVETTAWIIGKAGCHIKEIRTITGAGAVIVDAPDNIENVKTCDRILTLSGSAENKYNALKLIVRQMEEREKNINHPMRMLVPGKAASFLIGKKGSIIKYITDMSGSQIQVAKNKESENEKLVLISGSPDSKILASILVLQKLEEYENPAIVREGLLIPLNEVLFSSNNNKYANVKKGNNNNNNNNNSYNKSGVGNQGKPMHNHHQTNMNSDRHFSPNSMPNNHYGRASSPHGVNGSGYGGGTKHPDHHRPNHHYPDSHDDGSHSPVNNNYPHEENTMHIHKSNHQNSHKNTNDMKDKVEKLFLQQLYKSFPISSLPKILSITQPYTIELNMPDVYLETFDSQNKNGKSLIEEIIEKSGCNISICTDSNDSSSYTFILSITGSPLANSIAILMIQAKIFQFDWF; this is encoded by the coding sequence ATGATAACGCAAAAGAGGTCGTACTCGCATATCAACAACGAAGGCGAAATGAGCAACCACAGCGATGAGGAAGGCGCACCTAAAAGGCCACGAAATAAAAGTGCCAGTAGCAATAGGTCCTTCGGAAGTTACAATgatgaggaaaatgaaaatgatgaaagaaTGAGTTACACGGGTAGTGGCACAACCACAGAAATGAGAATCCCTTATTGTCTTCTCCTACCCAATAGGGCAATAGGATTTGTGATTGGTAAGTCAGGAAGCAATGTACGTGAAATCGAAAAGGCCTGCGGAGCGGTTATAAAATGCCAAAAGGAATTTGACATCTCAGTGTATCCGCCTCCGTCGGAAAAAATCCTAACAATTttcggaaaaaaggaaaataaaaaaaaagcattagAATTGGTTTTAGGTAAATCCAAAACGGTTATGGATTTCCATGAAGAGGATGGGAAGGAATCCATTGTTATTATCGTACCTACTAGATCCATCCCTATCATTATCGGACAGAAGGGCTCCAAAATTGCAGCTCTATGTGAAAAATCAGAATGCgaaataaatgtgcataATGATGATGTTCCAGGAATTAAGGATAAggctatttttattaaatcgaaaaaaattggaaaaataattgaCTGCATAGGCATCATTTACGATTTACTAGAGGACATTGTTGATAATGgtattctttctttatttgaaTTTCCTGGGGTTCCAAAAAGTGGCACCGTTATCTCGCCCTTGGGTAATGGTGGCGGTGGCGGTGCGTTGCCAGATGCCCCCGACAGGATGGGTAGCGGCCCTATGAATAATAACATGCCAAATAACCAAGTGAATGGAGGAGGCGGAGGCCCCAATAGCCACTTCCATCAGGGAGGTGCACATCATCACTTTAATCACGACGCAAAATATAACATGAAAATAAACGACAATAGTAACTCCTTCGAATATATGAGCGGCGATGACTACGATAATTTCTCAGTTCCCAATGACAGGAACCTGTTGTTCCACAGGTATGGAAAGGAAGTGAGCGCTTGCGTGATTCGCTTCGTTCTGGACGTAGAAACGACCGCATGGATAATTGGAAAAGCAGGGTGTCACATAAAGGAAATAAGAACGATAACAGGAGCGGGTGCAGTAATAGTAGACGCCCCCGATAACatagaaaatgtgaaaacgTGTGATCGTATTTTAACTCTATCCGGCTCGgcggaaaataaatataatgcACTCAAATTAATCGTCagacaaatggaagaaagggaaaaaaatatcaaccaTCCTATGCGTATGCTAGTCCCTGGAAAGGCAGCTAGCTTCCTAATTGGTAAAAAGGGATCTATTATAAAGTACATCACCGATATGTCGGGTTCTCAGATACAGGTAgctaaaaataaagaaagtgaaaatgaaaaactaGTCCTCATTAGTGGTTCTCCCGATTCTAAGATCTTGGCTTCCATCTtagttttgcaaaaattagaAGAATATGAAAACCCCGCCATCGTTAGGGAGGGATTGCTCATCCCCTTGAATGAGGTTCTTTTCAGCTCAAACAATAACAAGTATGCTAAcgttaaaaagggaaataacaacaacaataacaacaaCAATAGTTACAATAAGAGCGGGGTGGGTAATCAAGGAAAGCCAATGCATAACCACCACCAAACGAATATGAACAGCGACagacatttttctcctaatTCCATGCCTAACAATCATTACGGAAGGGCTTCTTCCCCCCACGGGGTTAACGGAAGCGGTTACGGTGGGGGTACAAAGCACCCTGATCACCACCGCCCGAACCATCACTATCCGGATAGCCACGACGACGGGAGCCACAGCCCCGTGAATAATAACTACCCTCACGAGGAAAACACCATGCACATTCATAAAAGTAATCACCAAAACTCACATAAAAATACAAACGATATGAAAGATAAGGTAGAGAAACTATTCCTCCAACAGTTATATAAATCCTTTCCCATTTCTTCTCTCCCCAAAATATTATCTATCACACAACCGTACACTATCGAACTGAACATGCCAGATGTGTACCTTGAAACGTTCGACTCgcagaataaaaatggaaaatccCTAATTGAGGAAATCATTGAGAAGTCCGGATGTAACATCTCTATCTGTACCGACTCCAATGACTCCTCCTCCTACACTTTCATCCTCTCCATTACAGGTTCCCCCCTTGCCAACTCCATTGCCATCCTCATGATTCAAGCCAAAATATTTCAGTTCGACTGGTTCTGA
- a CDS encoding RAP protein, putative has protein sequence MYAKRCSGLLDAVPALLHKAISHSSFSSIIVKRLRGKPLNIDTVKRSNRRDDKCGDETRSSKFHYNRKEQLAGNGQVEERNKKQTITKLCKLLSENLKNGKYDMYEKNLSYGLSVAKNPIELSQLINAISKGSYYSKGVIQIYTKLVNKAAEIFENVPVMSISLILNSMVKLDIYNEKFLFLFFKNVDQILDESNVVDLTILFHFYVNGMGRFGGTANPYWVIPPVEAASPATQSQVLLNTFLRRLHNVVPSLQMHGISSILRCVKKLVMMMVGEAKGSTQLDDMKAIHLEKNDPYEFFPSGKVNRNDHENSESNLELIKQINVLLRNSFYEKMGEANTQQLCNVLEDLQFFNLIDNDCYYDVLNRLRGSLQGVKEMKDIDYVNVLKTIKSRNIKQNDLLPLCYFSFLFDKLKVEDFCRFHYDRVAELAKILFYFKKVYHVNFCMNKMEVFLHKNDTNLIESTSTMIYLLDEFCTIGKCTEAGGSFRGKLFSCIVHRVLGGTTGTVDNATIHSGVNDSAKNTHAGHTLTLEESLLLTKAAEGLISLKKEEYSGIYNQMKRRDFFLINCDENVCVKFEHLDRYAQNVLYKILLLGKVRYKDAPLFLHLLKCCLLCSLHFSLKDILLLLRGLHHCVYFFTKENYILLENVLNYLSALIVLQCRLVVRRKECRRYRDDMDKLLNRSDSLFNRGKVKGEVSNELVCSKVSEAYRQIERVMETNWAYLTDLTSMERLSRGNDEVGNASHEILHLDEGGILSNSRRTKISAVNCCTLLYYFQRLSYVNKGVVRVVLSNLYDHVHALKNEQILKLVKGLSIIRNVDTEFTSFNSVFKKILLRFVSSHKESTKSSEQKTEETIKLLYLVSKLSINMDHRHALIRKYLLIFLERQLGEGTVGIPQLELLMRSFKNMYPYRYVCLVECCLRGVIQALLREKPIEEQGSGWNDGSSKGLNDGSSNGWNDGSSNGWNDGSSKGLNDGSLEGAPRSPLPLSFLKTYFSILPLLINPATNIHCRVNDLYMRTSLQLLDQMYAEIKSDKKLKEEFIPVLVTFFNLSFRDILLVERYSNLMNDILGMKHLIPQNEFFFFLLNVKFFGTEKTRAEVDGMLHKVGGFDGASMRELLHRGGEASPSLRSEVETAPLMRMPFSPQDFTFDRKKLVLLDTEDDNEMEIISREYNYIDTTEVHTRGERTTERRDPHRAECHGHDDRSKERTKRNNADHLEFEIILNKYAYCQNTQKDKIEISKNVKIFSMDVKYIDLKKRIIFEFLKEDNYFKEVDGASIELLPLVYLRLFFWRKLNYNLVIMPFYEWHMCYGRLERVKAIFQKLLNMPSDADTYLLETGKSRAFASVGSYE, from the coding sequence ATGTATGCAAAAAGGTGTAGTGGCCTTTTGGACGCGGTACCGGCGCTCCTACACAAGGCCATATCTCACAGCAGCTTCAGCTCCATTATTGTAAAGAGGCTACGTGGAAAGCCACTGAACATTGACACTGTGAAGAGGAGCAACAGGAGGGATGACAAATGTGGAGACGAGACGAGAAGTAGTAAATTTCATTACAACAGAAAAGAGCAACTTGCTGGAAATGGCCAAGTggaggaaagaaacaaaaagcAAACCATAACCAAGCTGTGCAAATTGCTAAgtgaaaatttgaagaatggAAAATACGATATGTACGAGAAGAACCTAAGTTATGGATTATCCGTGGCGAAGAACCCAATCGAGTTATCTCAACTGATTAATGCAATCAGTAAAGGGAGTTACTACAGTAAGGGGGTAATCCAGATTTACACAAAGCTGGTGAACAAGGCAGCGGAGATCTTTGAAAATGTCCCCGTGATGAGCATAAGCTTAATTTTGAATAGCATGGTAAAATTGGATATATACAATGAgaagtttttgtttttatttttcaaaaatgtggaCCAGATTTTGGACGAAAGTAATGTGGTCGACTTGACTATcctgtttcatttttacgTCAACGGAATGGGACGTTTCGGTGGAACTGCTAATCCTTACTGGGTTATACCACCTGTGGAAGCTGCATCCCCTGCCACACAAAGCCAAGTGTTGCTAAACACATTTTTGAGAAGGTTACACAACGTGGTGCCATCTTTGCAGATGCACGGCATCTCGTCCATACTGCGATGTGTTAAGAAGttggtgatgatgatggtgggAGAGGCGAAGGGGAGTACACAGTTAGACGATATGAAGGCTATTCACCTTGAGAAAAATGACCcgtatgaattttttcctagTGGCAAAGTCAACCGGAATGACCATGAAAATAGTGAATCAAATTTGGAACtaataaaacaaattaacGTACTTTTGAGAAATAgcttttacgaaaaaatgggagaagcGAATACACAGCAACTATGTAACGTCCTAGAagatttgcaattttttaaccTCATCGATAATGACTGCTATTATGACGTATTGAACAGATTAAGGGGGTCGTTACAAGGAgtgaaagaaatgaaagataTCGATTATGTGAATGTCCTAAAAACTATTAAGAGTAGGAACATTAAGCAGAACGATTTGTTGCCACTGtgttatttttcattcttgtTTGACAAATTGAAGGTGGAGGACTTTTGTCGTTTCCATTATGACCGTGTTGccgagctagccaaaatattattttactttaAAAAGGTTTATCATGttaatttttgtatgaaTAAGATGGAAGTATTTCTGCACAAGAATGATACCAACTTGATAGAGTCCACGTCCACTATGATTTATTTGTTAGATGAGTTTTGTACAATTGGTAAATGCACTGAGGCGGGGGGGTCCTTCAGGGGAAAGTTGTTTTCTTGCATTGTGCACCGTGTCCTGGGGGGTACGACGGGAACAGTAGACAATGCCACCATTCACAGCGGCGTGAACGACAGTGCTAAGAACACGCATGCAGGTCACACCTTAACCTTGGAGGAATCGCTCCTCTTGACCAAAGCAGCGGAGGGGCTTATTAGCctcaaaaaagaagaatactCCGGCATCTATAaccaaatgaaaaggagagaCTTCTTCCTAATCAATTGTGATGAGAACGTTTGTGTCAAATTTGAACACCTGGATAGGTACGCACAAAATGTCTTATACAAAATTTTGCTTCTAGGAAAAGTTAGATATAAAGAtgctcccctttttttgcacttgTTAAAGTGCTGCTTATTGTGCTCGCtgcatttttcccttaaggATATTTTACTCCTACTGAGGGGGCTGCACCATtgtgtgtacttttttaCAAAGGAGAATTATATCCTTTTGGAGAATGTGTTGAATTATTTAAGTGCTCTGATCGTGTTGCAGTGTCGATTGGTGGTAAGGAGGAAGGAGTGCAGGCGCTACCGGGATGACATGGATAAACTTCTAAACCGTTCAGACAGTTTGTTCAACAGGGGAAAGGTTAAGGGGGAGGTGAGTAACGAACTGGTATGTAGCAAGGTGAGTGAAGCGTACAGACAGATCGAGCGTGTGATGGAGACGAACTGGGCATACCTGACTGATCTCACATCGATGGAAAGGTTGAGTAGAGGAAACGACGAGGTGGGTAACGCCTCACATGAGATTCTTCACCTAGACGAAGGGGGCATCCTCTCCAACAGTAGGCGAACAAAAATAAGCGCAGTAAATTGCTGCACCCTGTTATACTATTTCCAAAGGTTAAGTTACGTGAACAAGGGGGTTGTTCGTGTTGTACTGTCCAATTTGTACGACCATGTGCATGCGTTGAAGAACGAACAAATACTTAAATTGGTGAAGGGACTTAGCATTATCCGTAATGTCGACACGGAGTTTACTTCTTTCAATtcagtttttaaaaaaattttacttcGGTTCGTTTCGTCTCACAAGGAGAGTACGAAAAGTTCAGAGCAGAAGACAGAGGAAACGATCAAGCTGCTGTACCTAGTGAGCAAGCTCTCCATAAATATGGATCACAGGCATGCCCTCATAAGGAAGTAtctgttgatttttttggAGCGTCAGTTGGGGGAGGGCACTGTGGGCATTCCTCAGTTGGAGCTGTTGATGAGgagttttaaaaatatgtacccCTACCGATATGTGTGTTTGGTGGAATGTTGCTTGAGGGGGGTTATCCAGGCACTTCTGAGGGAAAAACCCATTGAAGAACAAGGCAGCGGATGGAATGACGGATCGTCGAAAGGATTGAATGATGGATCGTCGAACGGATGGAATGACGGATCGTCGAATGGATGGAATGACGGATCGTCGAAAGGATTGAATGATGGATCACTTGAAGGGGCGCCGCGTTCCCCCCTACCCTTGTCCTTCTTGAAGACCTACTTCTCCATTCTGCCGCTGCTAATAAACCCAGCCACCAACATCCACTGCAGGGTGAACGACCTATACATGCGCACAAGTTTGCAACTCTTGGACCAGATGTACGCGGAGATAAAATCTGATAAAAAACTGAAAGAGGAGTTCATCCCCGTGTTGGtgactttttttaatttatcctTCCGTGATATCCTTCTTGTGGAGAGGTATTCTAACTTGATGAACGACATTCTGGGGATGAAGCATTTGATTCCACAGAatgagtttttcttttttttgttgaatGTGAAATTTTTTGGAACGGAGAAGACTCGCGCCGAGGTGGACGGTATGCTGCACAAGGTTGGCGGATTTGATGGGGCCAGCATGAGGGAGCTGTTGCACAGGGGAGGAGAGGCGTCACCCTCGTTACGATCGGAAGTGGAGACGGCACCATTAATGCGCATGCCCTTCTCGCCGCAGGACTTCACCTTTGACAGAAAGAAGCTCGTCCTCCTGGACACGGAAGATGATAACGAGATGGAGATAATATCTCGGGAGTATAATTACATAGACACAACCGAGGTACACACACGGGGGGAGAGAACAACAGAGAGAAGAGATCCACATCGTGCGGAATGTCACGGCCATGATGATCGCTCTAAGGAACGCACCAAACGCAATAACGCAGACCACCTTGAATTCGAAATAATTTTGAATAAATACGCCTACTGCCAAAATACCCAAAAGGACAAAATCGAAATTTCGAAGAATGTCAAAATATTTTCGATGGATGTTAAATATATAGACTTGAAGAAGAGAattatttttgaatttttgaAGGAGGACaattattttaaagaagTTGATGGTGCCTCTATTGAGCTTTTACCATTGGTTTATTtgcgtttatttttttggagaaaattaaattacAATTTAGTGATTATGCCCTTTTATGAGTGGCATATGTGTTATGGCCGTCTGGAGAGAGTTAAGGCTATTTTTCAGAAGCTCCTAAACATGCCCTCTGACGCCGATACGTACTTGCTCGAGACGGGGAAATCTCGCGCTTTTGCGTCTGTTGGGAGTTACGAATGA